A portion of the Plasmodium gaboni strain SY75 chromosome 5, whole genome shotgun sequence genome contains these proteins:
- a CDS encoding hypothetical protein (conserved Plasmodium protein, unknown function) encodes MENKIMLNLNMLMKKFLTEEKEYIKFMNKEKNDIIVFEKENFYIYSNVLCGIESRKKEKYNVGDIYLFLCLAKSSYTFSYINSIGYKYISILERNKIIKTIEENHEDTDEIKINCYIFDQEKNINLNKYVNTHNDYLINIDLFDKLDEVEIESDILFAQKNYNHDNIYDKFNQDKQNDDEYISNINENIIEKKNINDDAHNYSDENLISFDYTKKLFDINKINESFIIHMKNDDIFSNSLYNKYKMRKSSKKKINKLNKRKYNFIQDDICSTIYDEMIYFNNNEINTIIEGHNNLNNNFDFIKVEHNVEDIKNKTINHLYNNNEKDNMDDHTYNNDLNDPNNNNVSDENEKKIKTYNLVKHYYENNAFKNIFFQNMNLYSLIKNIYLTNKSNEEYIDKSTHFIIQNFYTNFIYYIENYDKYVLMSNEETQEQNKNIKNNNMNGLEKDIINDEYYLNDEYVDKNELDVLLSSFNENYVDINEIYKDNISPSFENYKDMYNKNNKDVIPLLIHSKRKYHNLSFDDKYSLQYLKNFNDHDKLIFFNNMISKYIYAISDKNFYERNKKTINFVHNFLYQYNVSSNDIKEYYNIVLPQKKGVAPQKLSNENEDDKSDNEFCDNQFDDVDDDDNMFEICKDQNVDLNNDNCIDDVVNRNIKWNNEEIIAQNKYVQVNSSNLNNSSIYNTLQLDNNIKDNNFELIKSVSVKEVNVKDVYDNLGNNSEDFSRIYNYFEEELLNKKNIKNVFINGIKKNIIVDDQSKMDDKKKIKKKNYKWIDEIHLVYKKRPIIIIEKNQIITNSDNKDIVDNTRKPIINKNNVKSFLLHNKLLTTNNDDILQNDKNKQNIFHSTSLIYKMFNKSIKFLFVEINHIKKFTQNDWKCVIAVILNSKESIKYIFKYYPYQITTTLFYPFKNFLFIYNDDVIPHELLSQSNMEIIKLNRDHRNDDHLAVQKFWKKIEHFILQKRDSNFYIPKKTN; translated from the coding sequence atggagAACAAGATTATGCTAAACCTAAATATGCTGATGAAAAAATTCCTTACAGAAGAGAAggaatatattaaatttatgaataaagaaaagaatGATATAATAGTATTTGAAAAAGagaatttttatatatatagtaatGTACTATGTGGAATTGAAAgtagaaaaaaagaaaaatataatgttggtgatatatatttatttttatgtttagCAAAAAGTAGTTATAcattttcttatattaaTTCGATTggttataaatatattagtATATTAGAACgaaacaaaataataaaaactATTGAAGAGAATCATGAAGATACtgatgaaataaaaataaattgttatatatttgatcaagaaaagaatattaatttgaataaatatgtaaatacACATAACgattatttaataaatatagatCTCTTTGATAAATTGGATGAAGTAGAAATAGAAAGCGACATATTATTTgcacaaaaaaattataatcatgataatatatatgataaatttAATCAGGATAAAcaaaatgatgatgaatatatatctaatattaatgaaaatattatagaaaaaaaaaatattaatgatgaTGCACATAATTATTCTGatgaaaatttaatttCATTTGATTATAcgaaaaaattatttgatataaataaaattaatgaaTCCTTTATAATCCATATgaaaaatgatgatatattttctaactctttatataataaatataaaatgagaaaaagctcaaaaaaaaaaattaacaaaCTTAATAAACGcaaatataattttatacaAGATGATATATGTTCTACTATATATGACgaaatgatttattttaacAACAATGAAATTAATACAATAATAGAGGGACATAATAAtctaaataataatttcgATTTTATAAAAGTAGAACATAATGTGGAAgatataaagaataaaacaattaatcacttatataataataatgaaaaggataatatggatgatcatacatataataatgatcTTAATGATCCTAATAATAACAATGTTTCAGATGagaatgaaaaaaaaataaaaacttATAATCTTGTAAAAcattattatgaaaataatgcttttaaaaatattttttttcagaATATGAATTTGTATtcattaataaaaaatatatatttaacaAATAAATCTAATGAGgaatatatagataaaagcacacattttattattcaaaaCTTTTATActaattttatttattatattgaaaattatgataaatatGTACTAATGTCAAATGAAGAGACAcaagaacaaaataaaaatataaaaaacaataatatgAATGGACTAGAAAAggatattataaatgatgaatattatttgaatgACGAATATGTTGATAAAAATGAGTTGGATGTATTGTTATCTTCTTTCAATGAAAATTATGTAGAcataaatgaaatatataaggaCAATATATCTCCATCAtttgaaaattataaagatatgtacaataaaaataataaggaTGTGATTCctttattaatacataGTAAGAGAAAATATCATAACCTTTCATTTGatgataaatattcattacaatatttaaaaaattttaatgatcatgataaattaattttttttaacaatatgatatctaaatatatatatgcaattagtgataaaaatttttatgaacgaaataaaaaaaccataaattttgttcataattttttatatcaatataatgtatcatcgaatgatataaaagaatattacAATATTGTGTTACCTCAAAAAAAAGGGGTGGCACCACAAAAGTTGtcaaatgaaaatgaagaCGATAAAAGTGATAATGAATTTTGTGATAATCAATTTGATGATGTTGATGATGACGATAATATGTTCGAGATATGTAAAGATCAAAATGTAGATTTGAATAATGATAATTGTATAGATGATGTTGTAAATAGGAATATCAAATGgaataatgaagaaattattgcacaaaataaatatgtacaAGTTAATAGTTCgaatttaaataattcctctatatataataccCTTCAattagataataatattaaagataataattttgaattaataaaatcTGTAAGTGTAAAAGAAGTTAATGTTAAAGATGTTTATGATAACTTAGGAAACAATTCAGAAGATTTTAgtagaatatataattattttgaagAAGAGCTtttaaataagaaaaatataaaaaatgtatttataaatggtattaagaaaaatattattgttgATGATCAGTCAAAAATggatgataaaaaaaaaataaaaaaaaaaaattataaatgGATAGATGAAATACATTTggtatataaaaaaagaccaattattataattgaaaagaatcaaataataacaaatagtgataataaagatattgTTGATAATACTAGAAAGCcaattattaataaaaataatgttaaATCATTCCttttacataataaattattaaccacgaataatgatgatattttacaaaatgataaaaataaacaaaatatatttcattcTACATCccttatatataaaatgtttaataaaagtataaaatttttatttgttgaaattaatcatattaaaaaattcaCACAAAATGACTGGAAATGTGTAATTGCCGTTATATTAAATTCAAAAGAAtctataaaatatattttcaaatattatCCATATCAAATTACTACAACTTTATTTTATCCCTTTAAAAATTTcctatttatatataatgatgaCGTAATACCACatgaattattatcacaaagtaatatggaaataattaaattaaatcGTGATCATAGAAATGATGATCATTTGGCTGTGCAAAAATTCTGGAAGAAAATAGAGCACTTCATCCTACAAAAGAGGGATtcaaatttttatattccaAAAAAAACCAATTAG
- a CDS encoding hypothetical protein (conserved Plasmodium protein, unknown function) produces MINYINIYVIIIILCYLVEKNATIKIRRINDYLNFIQPNIFRNITKYDLSTTFNVIREKKGKNEFPSMNNVDIGVSYINEKVLNEEDTKTDGLEKKINKNDLKNYDNNKCVINDNINEIDNISKVEDMNPIFNDHHLSTNHSYDNNTNEDEKYLNGEILNEEEINEHMKFQQWCDRFILSKDEEYYYDIQNECVNTKYYDKINQVNDNIYKEENIMEDSSIQLVPFCNRKNKEKMCQPLTKHINEKLSYDLYTNKTTDNANKKENYLSPKESNNNNNNIFDSSNEKESSLKKPFHQKKTTTLSEEEINNLSIVDMTKRTNMILPLRSLLMSIYIGKEAFNDFLQKGMNSIELSLQKYLHDYYEHNFERSIDEKVFLMFILKYIKKYILHIIYKTFQIKLQNEIDIDGDTNILSNNKKLINNELYLELNSEYEEIVNILVHFIEKLKEKYEINEEGIMNYLIKKNSIITYSTPYTFQNNEETEKHIKNIWTFFNFKIFNNKLPSFDFINFYWIYGKVDKLLNIPNMKTYKIVNQNFINLPHILLCAPLKNSPLLLNYTILKVMYEYYNLLDIDNNILPFKDVKNYQISKKFDDTKQKIIKFVHGISGLLENIDFNFYTPYIGDLNLTNKESAQFFSYLKNVVGDQYKLSYQMGYNDEVSHYGKQEIMSEDISHATYNNNNNEQNKFNHTEKGDITTNINEIDKKNNVVSNLEKNISKNNVSQNNISSNIELQNNILDNDEDDLVFLILKSKVTNDINKAINMVTDVYKKRNLNNIWGNTSYGILKNEDGEEYVSNKQELTNKNMKKKSNVTLLDNDKNDTNKLQRFRIPLNEFASSLFLCDVNNSTKYLTQGLEKLKELKEYDLTFVHNALSYTCLKFLHDCGNENEDVDSLLKKYEKNEKVETTNNIMTLQMMVVIGELFRNIRKLRTKEKYFFKPIIQTDIITDLYNDKSIYDEHMDIENMKYVMNNLKIKYPLQNNITLNDQNREEIAYYFLNYYTKHIFRFDLPNNIVIKFVDNILGLTYYDYNYDYLTNDNIIYINKNITNSLILSRVLLDECLNIYEKYTTYVHKYGGNSDSETIEKAKKKGEEQMKEKQKTNDEREEIIEELNDNNDENDDTNVNMNEEDEYKNATDYTEENINVDSINLNNIRDVSNTDDSFIEEQKITKKNYDQQNKMKSNEYMKIIDDMKKNENNKQEQEKEPIIDDENVDIFNYLKINRMRQFIRFIIEYNNWPFFLDDTINMENYLNSEELSLWRKEKKLINNNSLNNFYINMQKIEFLNNNNNRIMEIIQNSIKKEDCKHIWEQKKIPIKHIAAALYTNNYMNLYKIFQKGIHVLLTLNIDEINYIMNKCKYACEIIYYKRLEQIKSSSHNLLFTMYNENVSSIEYYFDKLKEKIILISLIKNKDIFQTLIGLISSILPNSNKGDYNDIINNNMDKDMNNNNNNNNINNDNNYDGVHGDNMNLNMEKGIHKNLSTNTNNSYDSSLQKGKNKNNIYELLFLYDKEKKRCGTTTFLNRKNVTHNLFQLFNKDIFNNKLSNVEIEFVKDDQMLSSHINYINSFQNSKIFINDNIYSVNIIANVLLKEMAEIYYFYNETKIEKENKLYLKNEFRSKYLPVIYKYSKPVLNFEDTEMFDFDQKDMTNGNKKMKMEDNNSTGNVNNITDEGNNNTSNSDSNINSRDNQLNSYNNISSNNLNENKQNDSPIKDMSHMTEKEKNQERKKLASEKDKYDIQQLIKKIALYDHDEMFKEILEFRKAKYNDNVEIQKCLEEYLFTYDKINAIKYCSSNEENNNDSSNKDDNNNNNNNINNENTKMKNDDLELVFGPNDIKTFYLSYMYKYIQYVLKKREYPINFNYVNEEWINNLTELENQKILDYSTRHNTGHLYDLLINSKACSTKRALDILNVSLQKNEDDELKETTLASSEHNNAIQNFDEYVLWFNNNKKKTFADINEQDILNKVNNTSINVEDEVRDVIKEYNEINKTEINKDIDPNSITIDNLKDLVKKHNISKEDIQAALNQLDIPSDFDINSLF; encoded by the coding sequence atgataaattatataaacatttatgtaataattattatattatgttatcttgttgaaaaaaatgctaccataaaaattagaagaattaacgattatttaaattttatacaGCCAAACATATTTAGaaatattacaaaatatGATTTAAGTACAACCTTTAATGTAATAAGAGAGAAAAAGGGAAAGAATGAATTTCCATCTATGAATAATGTAGACATAGGTGTGTCCTATATTAATGAGAAGGTATTAAATGAAGAGGACACCAAAACTGATGgtttagaaaaaaaaataaataaaaatgatttgaagaattatgataataataaatgtgTTATTAATGATAACATAAATGAAATTGATAACATAAGTAAGGTTGAAGATATGAATCCTATTTTTAATGATCATCATTTATCAACAAATCATAgttatgataataatacaaatgaaGATGAAAAATACCTAAATGgagaaatattaaatgaagaGGAAATTAATGAACATATGAAATTTCAACAGTGGTGTGATagatttatattatcaaaagatgaagaatattattatgatatacAAAATGAATGTGTAAAcacaaaatattatgacaaaataaatcaagtaaatgataatatttacaaggaagaaaatataatggAAGATTCATCTATACAATTAGTTCCCTTTTGTAATCgtaaaaataaagagaAAATGTGTCAACCCTTGAcaaaacatataaatgaaaaattgagttatgatttatatacaaataagACTACTGATAATgcaaataaaaaagaaaattatcTATCACCAAAAgaaagtaataataataataataatatatttgatagTTCTAATGAAAAAGAGAGCTCTTTGAAAAAACCTTTTCATCAAAAAAAAACGACGACATTAAGCGAAGAAGAAATTAATAACTTGTCAATTGTAGATATGACAAAAAGAACTAATATGATACTACCCTTGAGGAGCTTACTCATGTCAATTTATATTGGAAAAGAAGCTTTTAATGATTTTTTACAGAAAGGTATGAATTCTATTGAATTAAGTctacaaaaatatttacacGATTATTATGAACACAATTTTGAAAGAAGTATAGATGAAAAGgtttttttaatgtttattttaaaatatataaaaaaatatattttacatataatatataaaacatttcAAATTAAGCTACAAAATGAAATAGATATAGATGGTGATACAAACatattatcaaataataaaaaacttataaataatgaattatatttagAATTAAATAGTGAATATGAGGAAATTGTAAATATACTTGTACATTTTattgaaaaattaaaagaaaaatatgaaattaaTGAAGAAGGAAttatgaattatttaataaaaaaaaatagtatAATTACATATAGTACTCCATATACAtttcaaaataatgaagaaacagaaaaacatataaaaaatatctggacattttttaattttaaaatttttaataacaaATTACCATCATTtgattttattaatttttattgGATATATGGAAAAGTagataaattattaaatatacctaatatgaaaacatataaaattgttaatcaaaattttataaacttgccacatattttattatgtgcacctttaaaaaattcacctttattattaaattatactatattaaaagttatgtatgaatattataatttattagatattgataataatatcttaCCTTTCAAAGATGttaaaaattatcaaaTCTCAAAAAAATTTGATGATAccaaacaaaaaattataaaatttgtTCATGGAATATCAGGAttattagaaaatataGATTTTAATTTCTACACTCCGTATATAGGAGATTTAAATTTGACAAATAAAGAATCTGCtcaatttttttcttatttaaaaaatgtagTAGGAGATCAATATAAATTATCTTATCAGATGGGATATAATGATGAAGTCTCACATTATGGTAAACAAGAAATTATGTCTGAAGACATATCACATGctacatataataataataataatgaacaAAACAAATTTAATCATACAGAAAAAGGAGATATAACAACAAACATAAATGAAATAGATAAGAAGAATAATGTCGTATCtaatttagaaaaaaatatttccAAAAATAATGTGtcacaaaataatatatctagTAATATAGAgttacaaaataatattttagaTAATGATGAAGACGATCTCGTTTTTCTTATACTAAAATCTAAAGTTACAAACGATATTAATAAAGCTATCAATATGGTCACAGATGTTTACAAAAAGAGAAACcttaataatatatggGGTAACACATCATATGGAATACTTAAAAACGAAGATGGAGAAGAATACGTATCAAACAAACAAGAATTgacaaataaaaatatgaaaaaaaaaagcaaTGTTACATTATTagataatgataaaaatgatacaAATAAATTGCAACGTTTTAGAATCCCTCTAAACGAATTTGCTTCATCACTGTTTCTATGTGATGTAAACAATTctacaaaatatttaacGCAGGGCctagaaaaattaaaagaattaaaagaatatgaTTTAACATTTGTGCATAATGCACTTTCATATACTTGTTTGAAATTTCTTCACGATTGTGGtaatgaaaatgaagatgTAGATAGtctattaaaaaaatatgaaaaaaatgaaaaagtCGAGACAAccaataatattatgacATTACAAATGATGGTAGTAATTGGTGAATTATTTAGAAATATAAGGAAATTGAGAActaaagaaaaatatttctttaaacCTATAATACAAACAGACATTATAACagatttatataatgataaaagtatatatgATGAACATATGgatatagaaaatatgaaatacgttatgaataatttaaaaattaaatatcctttacaaaataatataacattGAATGATCAAAATCGGGAAGAAATTGCATACtactttttaaattattatacaaaacatatttttagATTTGATTTACCAAATAATATTGTCATCAAATTTGTAGATAATATTTTAGGATTAAcatattatgattataattatgattATCTAACTAATGataacattatatatataaataaaaatataacgAATTCCTTAATATTATCGAGGGTATTACTAGATGAAtgtttaaatatttatgagAAATATACTACCTATGTTCATAAGTATGGTGGAAATAGTGATAGTGAAACCATAGAAAAGGCCAAAAAGAAAGGAGAAGAACAAATGAAGGAAAAGCAAAAAACAAATGATGAAAGGGAAGAAATAATAGAAgaattaaatgataataatgatgaaaatgatgatactaatgttaatatgaatgaagaagatgaatataaaaatgcAACTGATTATAcagaagaaaatataaatgtgGATAGTATTAACttgaataatattagaGATGTAAGTAACACAGATGATAGTTTTATCGAAGAACAAAAgataacaaaaaaaaattatgatcaacaaaataaaatgaaatctaatgaatatatgaaaattattgatgatatgaaaaaaaacGAAAACAATAAGCAAGAACAAGAAAAAGAACCAATAATtgatgatgaaaatgtagatatatttaattatcTCAAAATTAACCGTATGAGACAATTTATTCGTTTTATTattgaatataataattgGCCTTTCTTTTTAGATGATACAataaatatggaaaatTATCTAAACTCAGAAGAATTATCATTATGgagaaaagaaaaaaaattaataaataataatagcttaaataatttttatattaatatgcAAAAGATagaatttttaaataataataataatagaaTTATGGAAATCATACAAAAtagtataaaaaaagaggATTGTAAACATATTTGggaacaaaaaaaaataccTATAAAACATATAGCTGCAGctttatatacaaataattatatgaatttatataaaatatttcaaaaagGTATTCATGTATTATTAACTTTAAATATTgatgaaataaattatataatgaataaatgtaaatatgcatgtgaaattatttattataaaagatTAGAACAAATAAAATCCTCAAGtcataatttattattcacAATGTATAACGAGAATGTTAGTTCTAtagaatattattttgataaattaaaagaaaaaattattttaattagtttaatcaaaaataaagatatatttcAAACACTTATAGGTTTAATATCTTCCATACTTCCCAATTCAAACAAAGGTGATTACAAcgatataataaataataatatggacAAAGACATgaacaataataataataataataatattaataatgataataattatgatgGTGTACATGGTGATAATATGAATCTTAATATGGAAAAAGGTATTCATAAAAATCTATCAACTAACACAAACAATTCATATGATTCATCATTacaaaaaggaaaaaacaaaaataatatatatgaattactatttttatatgataaggaaaaaaaaagatgtGGTACAACCACATTCttaaatagaaaaaatgtTACACATAATTTATTTCAGCTATTcaataaagatatatttaataataaactAAGCAATGTTGAAATTGAATTTGTAAAGGATGATCAAATGTTATCAAGtcatattaattatattaacTCCTTTCAAAATTctaaaatttttattaatgaCAATATTTATTCTGTTAATATAATAGCAAATGTGTTGTTAAAAGAAATGGctgaaatatattatttctataatGAAACCAAAAtagaaaaggaaaataaaCTATACcttaaaaatgaatttaGAAGTAAGTATTTACcagtaatatataaatattctaAACCTGTTTTAAATTTTGAAGATACAGAAATGTTTGATTTTGATCAAAAGGACATGACGAatggaaataaaaaaatgaaaatggAGGATAATAACTCTACAGGaaatgttaataatataacCGATGAaggtaataataatacatcCAATAGTGATAGTAATATAAACAGTAGAGATAACCAATTAaattcttataataatatttcatcTAATAATCTTAATGAAAACAAACAAAATGACAGTCCCATAAAAGACATGTCACATATGAcagaaaaagaaaaaaatcaagaaagaaaaaaactTGCAAGCgaaaaagataaatatgatatacaacaacttataaaaaaaattgcACTTTATGATCATGATGAAATgtttaaagaaatattgGAATTTCGTAAAGctaaatataatgataatgtggaaattcaaaaatgtttagaagaatatttatttacatatgacaaaataaatgcaataaaatattgttcatctaatgaagaaaataataatgatagctcaaataaagatgataataataataataataataatataaataatgaaaacacaaaaatgaaaaatgaTGATTTAGAATTAGTTTTTGGACCTAATGATATTAAAACGTTTTATTTGAgttatatgtataaatatatacaatatgttttaaaaaaaagagaatatcctataaattttaattatgTAAATGAAGAATGGATAAATAACCTTACCGAATTAgaaaatcaaaaaatattagaTTATTCAACTAGACATAATACAGGACATTTATATGATCTTTTAATTAATAGTAAAGCATGCTCTACAAAAAGAGCActtgatatattaaatgtcagtttacaaaaaaatgaagatgatgaattaaaagaaaCTACCCTCGCAAGTAGTGAACATAATAACGCCATACAAAATTTTGACGAATATGTATTATGgtttaataataataaaaaaaaaacttttgcagatataaatgaacaagatatattaaataaagtAAATAATACATCAATAAATGTAGAGGATGAAGTACGAGATGTTATAAAGGAATATAATGAAATCAATAAAACAGAAATTAATAAGGATATAGATCCAAATAGCATAACTAttgataatttaaaagatcTAGTTAAGaaacataatatatcaaaGGAAGATATACAAGCAGCTTTAAATCAACTAGATATACCTTCAGATTTTGAtattaattctttattCTAA
- a CDS encoding S-adenosyl-L-homocysteine hydrolase yields MVENKSKVKDISLAPFGKMQMEISENEMPGLMRIREEYGKDQPLKNAKITGCLHMTVECALLIETLQKLGAQIRWCSCNIYSTADYAAAAVSTLENVTVFAWKNETLEEYWWCVESALTWGDGDDSGPDMIVDDGGDATLLVHKGVEYEKLYEEKNILPDPEKAKNEEERCFLTLLKNSILKNPKKWTNIAKKIIGVSEETTTGVLRLKKMDKQNELLFTAINVNDAVTKQKYDNVYGCRHSLPDGLMRATDFLISGKIVVICGYGDVGKGCASSMKGLGARVYITEIDPICAIQAVMEGFNVVTLEEIVDKGDFFITCTGNVDVIKLEHLLKMKNNAVVGNIGHFDDEIQVNELFNHKGIHIENVKPQVDRITLPNGNKLIVLARGRLLNLGCATGHPAFVMSFSFCNQTFAQLDLWQNKDTKKYEKKVYLLPKHLDEKVALYHLKKLNASLTELDDNQCQFLGVNKSGPFKSNEYRY; encoded by the coding sequence ATGGTTGAAAATAAGAGTAAGGTCAAAGATATCAGTTTGGCCCCCTTTGGAAAAATGCAGATGGAAATTTCTGAAAATGAAATGCCAGGATTAATGAGAATAAGAGAAGAATACGGAAAAGATCAGCCATTAAAAAATGCTAAAATTACTGGTTGCTTACATATGACTGTTGAATGTGCTTTATTAATTGAGACTTTACAAAAATTAGGAGCTCAAATTAGGTGGTGTTCatgtaatatttattcaaCAGCTGATTATGCTGCAGCAGCTGTAAGTACATTAGAAAATGTAACGGTTTTTGCTTGGAAAAATGAAACGTTAGAAGAATACTGGTGGTGTGTTGAAAGTGCCCTTACGTGGGGTGATGGAGATGATAGTGGTCCAGATATGATTGTGGATGATGGTGGGGATGCAACCTTATTAGTTCATAAAGGTGTTGAgtatgaaaaattatatgaagagaaaaatatattaccTGATCCAGAAAAGGcaaaaaatgaagaagaaagaTGTTTTCTAactttattaaaaaattccATATTAAAAAATCCAAAGAAATGGACAAATATTGCAAAGAAAATTATAGGTGTATCTGAAGAAACTACTACAGGAGTATTaagattaaaaaaaatggacaaacaaaatgaattattatttactGCTATTAATGTAAATGATGCTGTTACtaaacaaaaatatgaCAATGTGTATGGATGTAGACATTCTTTACCTGACGGATTGATGAGAGCTACTGATTTTTTAATCTCTGGAAAAATCGTTGTCATATGTGGATATGGTGATGTAGGTAAAGGATGTGCTTCTTCTATGAAAGGTTTAGGTGCAAGAGTATATATAACAGAAATTGATCCCATATGTGCTATACAAGCGGTTATGGAAGGATTTAATGTTGTTACATTAGAGGAAATTGTAGATAAAGGagatttttttattaccTGTACAGGTAATGTTGATGTTATTAAATTAGAACACTTActtaaaatgaaaaataatgCTGTTGTTGGAAACATTGGTCATTTTGATGATGAAATACAAGTAAATGAACTTTTTAATCATAAAGGAATACATATAGAAAATGTAAAACCACAAGTTGATCGAATTACTTTACCTAATGGAAATAAACTTATTGTTTTAGCTAGAGGTAGATTATTAAATCTAGGATGTGCAACAGGACATCCAGCATTTGTTATGtccttttcattttgtaaCCAAACCTTTGCTCAGTTAGATTTATGGCAAAACAAAgatacaaaaaaatatgaaaaaaaagtttaTTTGTTACCTAAACATCTTGATGAAAAGGTTGCTCTTTATCATTTGAAAAAATTGAACGCTTCCTTAACAGAATTGGATGACAATCAATGTCAATTCTTGGGAGTTAACAAAAGTGGTCCCTTTAAGAGTAACGAATACagatattaa